The following coding sequences lie in one Maribacter forsetii DSM 18668 genomic window:
- a CDS encoding BspA family leucine-rich repeat surface protein has translation MPLFKKSITLFLLFLSVNLFAQSFTSTWNTNNIESGSSPNNEITIPTNPAYTTYNYDVDWGDGATDTGVTGNITHDYATPGTYTVQISGTFPSIYFNDEVANDKLKIIEILSWGNIQWQTMENAFYGCENLNFDLIDAPNLSLVTSLKNMFREGTSFTGIVNNWDVSTITDISGIFSGCTIFDRPVDTWTTNSVTDMSETFKSTAFNQPLDNWNTSSVTTMKGMFIAAGHFNQNINNWNVSNVTDMSQTFAYTNAFNRPLNNWDVSSVTDMTFMFDGSDFNQPIDNWNVSNVTSMSGMFRHAKYNQPLASWDVSSVVDFSAMFQRNRTFNQPLNTWVVTNSTNMSSMFDGWYWDQVYNHPLDNWNVSNVTNMSYMFRDNSGFNQDISGWDVSNVTNMQGMFSLTDVFNQDISGWNVSSVTNMSTTFQQAQVFNQPLNNWNISNVENVSSMFERASSFNQPLNLWNLSNVTSFQNMFNRASSFNQDISGWNTSSITNMSGMFTSASTFNQNLGVWDISSVTNMTNMLSNSGFSQENYDNTLIAWSAQTVNSGINLGATNLQYCDALSQRQSLIDDDGWTITGDAVNCSYVLCTDITMPHASDTATPANSDIRWDPAPNATGYRIYLEIERGGARNYVNINGSPANNLDVGNTVGISFSSEFDPGDTVYVTVVPYNDEGPATGCQEISYTVVESWVNRTDVFKITIDTRNLDTNSTAANQYRIELNDGSPDYLTYDFNIDWGDGQYDNNVTNDITHTYLTPGIYTIAIIGDFPSFRQESSNRDNKKLISMDQWGDQVWQSMNQAFYFCENMVYNTTDIPNLTQVTNMSRMFRRAWLFNNDINNWDVSNVTNMSNMFYQAYIFNQPLNNWDVSNVTTMDNMFNAAQAFNQNIDTWDVENVTSMQYMFANTDAFDQPLNSWNVSNVTTMKSMFQRAELFNQPLNNWIVTNVTSMEEMFNSAELFNQNIDNWDVSNVNSMRGMFNAARAYDSPLNSWDVDNVTNMESMFSSTPLFNQPLSNWNVSSVTNMRSMFSGSTLFNQDIDSWNVTNVLNMSTMFNYAAAFNQPLNSWDVNSVVNMSSMFRGASTFNQSLDNWDVSAVANMTSMFEDATLFNQPINTWNVSSVTLMESMFEDAEVFNQNLNNWNTAVVTNFEAMFKNALAFNETISNWNTGEALTMQEMFSGATAFNQNIDPWNVSFVTIMRAMFNDATSYNQTMNSWNVASVTTMEDMFKDASTFNENISDWNVRGVTTLEEMFSGATAFNQDLNNWRIAGVSNMDYMFRNASAYNQPLDLWNPGNVTMRSMFDDAIALNQSLADWDVSGVTDMRDMLDNTALIRENYDTTLIAWSEQNLTPGITLGAEDLPYCDAQEERQSMIDNFGWTFDQDVRDCPIPDCTLLTSPLNGDTEVPVNTNITWEHALYAEGYRLTVGTTAGGNDIVDNITITNETSYEFASDFNTGDTIYVTLIPFNTEGDAVGPCTEESFTISSSPATIPECTSLTEPLHAATDVAVTTDLSWNPISNADGYKLTVGTSSGANDILGPEDVGNINTYEFTSNLPEDSDIFVTIIAYNDEGDATSCTEENFHTEIIPVPPTCTNLNSPVNGATEIAINTHLSWTPIANATGYLVIVGTTSGGIEIVNNADVVGANTYDIPVDLQEARMHYVTIIPYNAEGDATGCIEETFTTGDSTSPPSCTTLTAPINGATAVDPSTNLTWTELSSATGYKLTVGTTSGGSDIFTDDVLNVTTYDLAANLPESTPIYVTVTPYNDNGDAIGCTEESFTTDGAPFCTTLATPADGATNVPVDTNIEWNTVANTDGYRITVIGSNSTANNMTDFEVTSGNTFNFSNDFIEGETVTVTIKPYNNNGEASGCTSETFTIVPPPVPTCTTLITPVNNTANADIDTDISWNAVAGATGYTITVTASESTANNLTEVDVIATSYDFTNDFIQGEMVTVTITPFNVSGAATGCTSESFAIKPVPTCTSLNTPVNGNDAVDASISISWDGVYDAIGYFVTISANTSTANNVTDFKTTATSLDFTDDFTQGETVSVTIIPYNESGNAIGCTTESFSIQAVPTCTGLISPANGAIDVPVNTDIEWTTVPEADGYLLTVTGSSSSANNVDQLNITTGNSHMFTNDFDQGETVSVTIIPYNNAGEAIGCTMESFSIKSIPNCTFLTSPLNGAVLAEVNEISWNTVPDADGYRLTVFANNSTANNVSDLEVTDTTYTFPNEFNEGETVTVTIVPFNDVGDAIGCVSESFTIRPLPTCTNLIASLQNVNNVAVTADIEWNPSNDADGYRISIGTTANGNDIVDNEDVASLTSYILNEDLPSETQIFITITPYNSSGDAESCTTESFTTEVIAPDCAVLISPTNGETNVSLERTISWNEVEKTNGYRISIGTSANSNDIIDNVDMGNLTTYTHHDEFPFDTEIFVNITSYNSAGESAGCETQSFTTMIPEDETKYGFSPDGDGINEYWHIENIDYYPENVVSIYNRWGDMVFQIENYDNAANVFSGTANMSMKLGADQLPAGTYFFNIQIDGETILRKTQGFLVLKR, from the coding sequence ATGCCATTATTTAAAAAGAGTATTACCCTTTTTCTTTTATTTTTAAGCGTTAATTTATTTGCTCAATCTTTCACCTCTACTTGGAATACCAATAATATAGAATCTGGATCCTCTCCCAATAACGAAATTACCATACCCACAAACCCTGCATACACTACCTATAATTATGATGTAGATTGGGGAGATGGAGCAACGGATACTGGCGTAACGGGAAACATTACCCATGACTATGCCACACCTGGCACTTACACCGTTCAAATAAGCGGCACATTTCCTTCAATTTATTTTAATGATGAAGTAGCCAATGATAAACTTAAAATTATTGAAATACTTAGTTGGGGAAACATCCAATGGCAAACCATGGAAAATGCTTTTTATGGTTGCGAGAACTTAAATTTTGATTTGATTGACGCCCCAAATTTAAGTCTAGTTACTTCTTTAAAAAATATGTTTAGAGAAGGCACTTCATTCACCGGAATTGTGAACAATTGGGACGTTTCTACAATAACGGATATTTCAGGAATCTTTTCTGGTTGTACCATTTTTGATAGACCTGTTGATACATGGACAACAAACTCCGTTACCGATATGTCCGAGACATTTAAAAGCACAGCTTTTAATCAACCCTTGGATAATTGGAACACTTCATCAGTTACTACTATGAAAGGAATGTTTATTGCTGCTGGACATTTTAATCAAAATATAAACAATTGGAATGTTAGTAATGTTACTGACATGTCACAAACATTTGCCTATACTAATGCCTTTAATAGACCTTTAAATAACTGGGATGTTAGCAGTGTTACAGATATGACATTTATGTTTGATGGCTCAGATTTTAATCAGCCTATTGATAATTGGAATGTTAGTAATGTTACTAGCATGTCTGGCATGTTTAGACACGCTAAATATAACCAACCCTTAGCTAGTTGGGACGTATCTTCTGTTGTAGATTTTTCCGCAATGTTTCAAAGAAATAGAACATTTAACCAACCTTTAAATACTTGGGTTGTAACAAATTCCACGAATATGTCTAGTATGTTTGATGGTTGGTATTGGGATCAAGTTTACAACCACCCATTAGACAATTGGAATGTTAGTAACGTAACGAACATGAGTTACATGTTTAGAGACAACTCTGGTTTTAACCAAGATATTAGCGGATGGGATGTGAGCAATGTCACCAATATGCAAGGTATGTTTTCGCTAACAGATGTTTTTAATCAGGACATAAGTGGGTGGAACGTTAGTAGTGTTACAAATATGTCTACAACGTTCCAACAGGCACAGGTATTTAATCAACCTCTAAACAATTGGAATATAAGTAATGTAGAAAATGTTTCATCAATGTTTGAAAGGGCTTCAAGTTTCAATCAACCATTAAATTTATGGAACCTCAGCAATGTTACTAGTTTCCAAAATATGTTTAACCGTGCAAGTTCTTTTAATCAAGATATATCGGGATGGAATACATCAAGTATCACCAATATGTCTGGTATGTTTACTTCTGCCAGCACTTTCAACCAAAACTTAGGTGTTTGGGATATTTCTTCTGTAACCAACATGACAAACATGTTGTCAAATAGTGGTTTTTCACAGGAAAATTATGACAATACTTTAATAGCTTGGTCTGCACAAACTGTAAACTCAGGAATAAATTTAGGGGCAACAAACCTACAATATTGTGATGCCTTAAGCCAAAGACAAAGTTTAATAGATGATGATGGGTGGACTATTACTGGAGATGCCGTAAATTGTTCTTATGTATTGTGTACCGATATTACCATGCCACATGCTAGCGATACTGCTACACCAGCAAATAGTGATATCCGTTGGGATCCTGCACCTAATGCTACGGGATATCGTATTTACTTAGAAATTGAAAGAGGTGGAGCAAGAAATTATGTTAATATCAATGGCTCACCTGCAAACAATCTTGATGTTGGCAATACTGTTGGAATTAGTTTCTCTAGTGAATTTGACCCTGGAGATACTGTTTATGTAACAGTTGTTCCCTACAATGATGAAGGACCAGCGACAGGTTGTCAAGAAATTAGTTATACTGTAGTAGAAAGCTGGGTAAACAGAACCGATGTTTTTAAAATCACTATTGACACTAGAAATTTAGATACCAATTCTACCGCAGCTAATCAATATAGAATTGAATTAAATGATGGTTCTCCTGATTATTTAACCTATGATTTCAATATTGATTGGGGAGATGGACAGTATGATAATAATGTTACAAATGATATAACACATACTTACTTAACTCCAGGAATTTATACCATTGCAATTATTGGAGATTTCCCTTCGTTCCGTCAAGAATCAAGCAATAGAGATAATAAAAAACTTATTTCAATGGACCAATGGGGTGACCAAGTCTGGCAAAGTATGAACCAGGCTTTCTATTTCTGTGAGAACATGGTTTACAATACTACAGATATCCCTAATTTAACTCAAGTAACAAACATGTCTCGTATGTTCAGAAGGGCATGGCTCTTTAACAATGACATTAATAACTGGGATGTTAGTAATGTTACGAATATGAGCAATATGTTCTATCAGGCATACATTTTCAATCAGCCATTAAATAATTGGGATGTAAGCAATGTAACCACAATGGATAATATGTTTAACGCCGCTCAAGCATTTAATCAAAATATTGATACTTGGGATGTTGAAAATGTTACTTCAATGCAATACATGTTTGCTAATACTGATGCCTTTGACCAACCCCTTAATTCATGGAATGTTTCTAATGTAACAACCATGAAGTCTATGTTCCAAAGGGCAGAATTATTTAATCAGCCACTTAACAATTGGATTGTTACAAATGTTACCAGTATGGAGGAGATGTTCAATTCAGCCGAACTTTTTAATCAAAACATAGATAATTGGGATGTAAGTAATGTTAACAGTATGAGAGGAATGTTCAATGCAGCAAGAGCATATGACAGCCCTTTAAATTCATGGGACGTTGACAATGTAACCAACATGGAATCTATGTTCAGTTCCACACCATTGTTTAATCAACCATTGAGTAATTGGAACGTAAGTAGCGTAACCAATATGAGAAGTATGTTTAGCGGCTCTACGCTTTTTAACCAAGATATTGACAGTTGGAACGTAACCAATGTTTTAAACATGTCAACGATGTTCAACTATGCAGCTGCATTTAACCAGCCCTTAAATAGTTGGGATGTAAATTCTGTTGTAAACATGTCAAGTATGTTTCGTGGGGCATCAACATTTAACCAATCCCTTGATAATTGGGATGTGAGTGCCGTAGCAAATATGACTTCTATGTTTGAAGATGCTACATTGTTTAACCAACCTATAAATACATGGAACGTTAGTTCAGTAACACTAATGGAATCTATGTTTGAAGATGCCGAAGTTTTTAATCAAAATTTAAATAATTGGAACACTGCGGTAGTAACCAATTTTGAAGCCATGTTTAAAAATGCCTTGGCTTTTAATGAAACAATATCTAATTGGAATACAGGCGAAGCTTTAACTATGCAAGAAATGTTTAGTGGAGCAACAGCATTTAATCAAAACATAGACCCATGGAATGTTTCTTTTGTAACTATTATGCGAGCTATGTTTAATGATGCTACCAGTTATAACCAAACCATGAACTCTTGGAACGTAGCTTCTGTAACCACTATGGAAGACATGTTTAAAGATGCAAGTACTTTTAATGAGAACATTAGTGATTGGAACGTTAGAGGCGTAACCACTTTGGAAGAAATGTTCAGTGGGGCAACCGCCTTTAACCAAGACCTAAATAACTGGCGTATAGCGGGTGTAAGCAATATGGACTATATGTTTAGAAATGCATCGGCATACAACCAACCTTTGGATTTATGGAATCCTGGTAATGTAACTATGCGTTCTATGTTCGATGATGCCATTGCTTTAAACCAAAGTTTAGCGGATTGGGATGTTAGTGGTGTTACTGATATGCGCGACATGCTTGACAATACGGCACTCATAAGAGAAAATTATGATACTACTTTAATTGCTTGGTCTGAGCAAAACTTAACTCCTGGTATTACACTTGGTGCAGAAGATTTACCTTATTGTGATGCTCAAGAAGAAAGACAGTCTATGATCGATAATTTTGGATGGACGTTTGACCAAGATGTTCGCGATTGCCCAATACCAGATTGTACGCTACTAACATCTCCGCTCAATGGCGATACAGAAGTACCGGTAAACACCAACATTACATGGGAGCATGCCTTATATGCAGAAGGATACCGCTTAACGGTGGGCACCACTGCAGGCGGAAATGATATTGTAGATAATATTACCATTACCAATGAAACTTCATACGAATTTGCATCAGATTTTAATACTGGAGATACTATCTACGTAACCTTGATTCCTTTTAATACAGAAGGAGATGCTGTGGGGCCTTGTACCGAAGAAAGCTTTACTATTTCCAGTAGTCCTGCTACCATACCTGAATGTACTAGTTTAACCGAGCCGTTACATGCCGCAACAGATGTAGCCGTAACTACAGATTTAAGCTGGAACCCGATTTCAAATGCCGATGGCTACAAACTTACTGTTGGTACTTCATCTGGAGCTAACGACATATTAGGTCCTGAAGATGTTGGTAATATAAATACCTATGAATTTACTTCTAACTTACCTGAAGACAGTGATATTTTCGTCACTATAATTGCTTATAATGATGAAGGAGATGCTACTTCATGTACCGAAGAAAATTTCCATACCGAGATAATTCCTGTTCCACCAACTTGTACAAACTTAAACAGCCCTGTTAACGGTGCAACCGAAATTGCTATTAACACTCATTTAAGCTGGACACCAATAGCTAACGCAACAGGTTATTTAGTAATTGTAGGCACTACCTCTGGCGGTATAGAAATAGTAAACAATGCAGATGTTGTTGGCGCCAACACCTATGATATTCCTGTAGATTTACAAGAAGCTAGAATGCATTATGTAACCATTATTCCTTATAATGCTGAAGGGGATGCTACTGGTTGTATAGAAGAAACCTTTACAACGGGTGATTCTACAAGTCCACCGTCATGTACTACGCTAACAGCTCCTATTAATGGCGCAACTGCGGTTGACCCTAGCACAAATTTAACTTGGACAGAATTATCATCTGCAACCGGTTATAAATTGACCGTAGGAACAACAAGTGGAGGTTCAGATATTTTTACAGATGATGTGCTAAATGTAACCACATACGACCTTGCCGCCAATTTACCAGAAAGCACACCTATTTATGTGACAGTAACACCATATAACGATAATGGCGATGCTATTGGTTGTACCGAAGAAAGTTTTACTACAGATGGTGCTCCTTTTTGTACCACACTAGCAACTCCTGCAGATGGTGCTACAAATGTTCCTGTAGACACCAATATTGAATGGAACACAGTAGCTAATACCGACGGTTACCGAATTACCGTTATTGGCAGCAACAGTACGGCGAATAACATGACCGATTTTGAAGTGACAAGTGGCAATACCTTTAACTTTTCAAATGATTTTATAGAAGGAGAAACGGTTACGGTAACTATTAAACCATATAACAACAACGGAGAGGCCAGTGGTTGTACATCTGAAACTTTTACAATCGTGCCTCCACCAGTACCCACTTGTACTACGCTTATTACACCCGTAAACAATACTGCAAATGCAGATATAGATACTGATATTAGCTGGAATGCTGTTGCCGGAGCAACGGGTTACACGATAACCGTAACAGCAAGTGAAAGTACTGCCAATAACTTAACTGAAGTAGACGTTATTGCAACTTCCTATGATTTCACGAATGACTTTATACAAGGTGAAATGGTAACAGTTACCATAACACCATTTAATGTATCTGGTGCCGCTACAGGCTGTACATCAGAATCATTTGCCATTAAGCCCGTACCTACATGTACTAGCTTAAACACACCTGTAAATGGTAATGACGCGGTCGATGCCAGTATTTCAATATCTTGGGATGGAGTATATGATGCCATTGGGTATTTCGTTACCATTTCCGCTAATACAAGTACCGCTAACAATGTAACGGATTTTAAAACCACAGCTACTTCTTTAGATTTCACTGATGACTTTACGCAAGGTGAAACCGTTTCAGTTACCATTATTCCTTACAACGAGTCTGGTAATGCAATTGGTTGTACTACAGAAAGTTTTTCCATTCAGGCAGTGCCTACTTGCACAGGTTTAATTTCACCTGCAAATGGTGCTATAGATGTACCTGTAAACACTGATATAGAATGGACAACAGTGCCTGAAGCAGATGGCTATCTTCTTACGGTCACAGGTAGTTCAAGCTCAGCAAATAATGTTGACCAACTGAATATAACTACTGGTAACAGCCATATGTTTACCAATGATTTTGATCAAGGCGAAACCGTATCGGTTACTATAATACCTTACAACAATGCTGGGGAAGCCATTGGTTGCACTATGGAAAGTTTCAGCATTAAGTCTATTCCAAATTGTACCTTCTTAACCTCTCCTCTAAACGGTGCAGTTTTGGCAGAAGTAAATGAAATTTCATGGAATACCGTACCGGATGCAGACGGATACAGATTAACTGTTTTCGCAAATAACAGTACGGCAAACAATGTATCCGATTTAGAAGTTACCGATACTACATATACTTTCCCTAATGAATTTAACGAAGGTGAAACAGTTACAGTGACGATAGTTCCTTTTAATGATGTTGGCGATGCCATTGGTTGTGTTTCTGAGAGCTTTACCATAAGACCATTACCAACTTGCACCAATTTGATAGCTTCGTTACAAAATGTAAATAATGTTGCCGTAACCGCAGATATTGAATGGAACCCTTCAAACGATGCAGATGGTTACAGAATCTCAATAGGTACAACCGCCAACGGAAACGATATCGTAGACAATGAAGATGTAGCCTCTTTGACCAGTTATATACTGAATGAAGATTTACCATCTGAAACACAAATTTTCATCACCATTACGCCTTACAATAGTTCTGGAGACGCTGAAAGTTGTACTACTGAAAGTTTCACAACTGAAGTAATCGCACCCGATTGTGCGGTTCTTATTAGTCCGACAAACGGAGAAACAAATGTTTCATTAGAGAGGACAATTTCATGGAATGAAGTCGAAAAAACCAACGGCTATCGTATTTCCATTGGAACCTCAGCGAATTCTAACGACATCATTGACAATGTGGATATGGGTAATTTAACAACATATACTCATCATGATGAGTTTCCATTTGACACTGAAATTTTTGTAAATATCACCTCATATAACAGCGCAGGAGAATCCGCTGGTTGTGAAACTCAATCATTTACTACAATGATTCCAGAAGATGAAACAAAATACGGATTCTCACCTGATGGTGACGGTATAAATGAATACTGGCATATTGAAAACATAGATTACTACCCTGAAAATGTAGTGAGTATTTATAACCGTTGGGGAGATATGGTTTTTCAAATTGAAAACTATGACAATGCCGCTAACGTATTTTCAGGTACTGCGAATATGAGTATGAAATTAGGCGCAGACCAATTACCTGCAGGCACCTATTTCTTCAACATTCAAATAGATGGTGAAACTATATTAAGAAAAACACAAGGTTTCCTTGTATTAAAGCGATAA
- a CDS encoding PorP/SprF family type IX secretion system membrane protein, which translates to MQNLYKNITLIAFVLGALINNIMAQQTPTFSEYNYNPYLVNSAFAGLAPSAEIGISNTGTFNQFEGSPKSFALSFHTPLNRGKVGLGAGLIRDEVGVTTSTSAFATYSYKIFFDTKKNRPYWQIYTPNSLSFSISPGVQQYQENLLELGIMDDPNFAMNINATIPTVGLGFLLNLADVYVGFSTPNVIEDMLVSDDNVEINVPYYGYLGYRFYSNKFEELMIKPNLLLKYENGAPFQADVNIAVSFRNRFELGTGYRTNSSINLLAGVYLFKNIRAIYSYNVATNDSPLGNTHGIIATYRFGEGFSRD; encoded by the coding sequence ATGCAGAATTTATATAAAAATATCACTTTAATAGCATTCGTTTTAGGAGCATTGATCAATAATATAATGGCTCAACAAACGCCAACATTCTCAGAGTACAATTACAATCCGTACCTAGTAAATTCTGCTTTTGCCGGTTTGGCACCTAGTGCAGAAATAGGTATTAGTAATACTGGAACTTTCAATCAATTTGAAGGTAGTCCTAAAAGCTTTGCCCTTAGTTTTCATACTCCCTTAAACCGAGGAAAAGTTGGTTTGGGAGCTGGATTAATTCGTGATGAAGTTGGAGTCACCACTTCAACGAGTGCATTTGCTACGTATTCTTACAAAATATTTTTCGACACCAAAAAGAATAGACCATATTGGCAAATATATACCCCTAATTCATTATCCTTTTCTATATCTCCAGGTGTGCAACAATATCAAGAAAATTTACTGGAACTAGGCATAATGGACGATCCTAATTTCGCAATGAACATTAATGCTACCATACCTACTGTAGGACTTGGTTTCTTATTAAACTTAGCAGATGTATATGTTGGCTTCTCCACACCAAATGTAATTGAAGATATGCTGGTATCTGATGATAATGTGGAAATTAACGTGCCTTATTACGGGTATTTGGGCTATCGGTTTTACTCTAACAAATTTGAAGAATTAATGATTAAGCCCAACCTATTATTAAAGTATGAAAATGGCGCTCCTTTTCAAGCAGATGTAAATATAGCAGTAAGTTTTAGAAACCGATTTGAACTAGGAACCGGTTACAGAACCAATTCCTCTATAAATCTGTTGGCGGGAGTTTATCTTTTCAAAAACATTAGAGCTATTTACAGTTATAACGTAGCAACAAATGATTCTCCTTTAGGAAACACCCATGGTATTATTGCTACCTATCGTTTTGGAGAAGGCTTTAGTAGAGACTAG
- a CDS encoding zinc-binding metallopeptidase family protein, whose product MKLFQCTNCKNTVVFENNTCVNCGYLLGYSSYYNKIVALDANVSKWQIPELDGKIYQYCENYKYNVCNWLVDASRGRKFCLACTLNRTIPHLLDEDNLEKWKHIEVAKHRLVYQLLRFRLPVVSKTVDDEKGFCFDFLAKDDLPEGSKDLKTGHADGVITLMIDEADPVVREQVKQQMAERYRTLLGHFRHEVGHYFWDLLIRDNPDVLAEFRSIFGDESESYADALTNHYKNGPKLNWQQSFISKYASSHPWEDWAETWSHYLHLTDVLETAYNFGLKSNPKITAKKNLKMSASFDPYKEIKFEKVMNTGIPLLFTLNSMNRSMGEDDPYPFIISKPVERKLEFIHDLLRKV is encoded by the coding sequence ATGAAATTATTTCAGTGCACGAACTGTAAGAATACAGTTGTTTTCGAAAATAATACATGCGTAAATTGTGGCTATCTGCTAGGCTATTCTTCTTATTATAATAAGATAGTGGCTTTAGATGCGAATGTGTCTAAATGGCAAATTCCTGAATTGGATGGCAAAATCTATCAGTACTGTGAAAATTACAAGTACAACGTTTGTAATTGGTTAGTAGATGCTTCAAGAGGTCGCAAATTCTGTCTTGCCTGTACCCTTAACAGAACAATTCCGCATCTTTTAGATGAAGATAACCTTGAAAAGTGGAAACATATAGAGGTTGCAAAACATAGATTGGTATACCAACTCTTACGTTTTAGATTGCCAGTGGTCAGCAAAACGGTAGATGATGAGAAGGGTTTTTGTTTCGATTTTTTAGCTAAAGATGATTTGCCAGAAGGTTCCAAAGATTTAAAAACGGGGCATGCAGATGGTGTAATTACCCTAATGATAGATGAAGCGGATCCTGTTGTTCGCGAGCAAGTAAAGCAGCAAATGGCAGAGCGTTATAGAACTTTGCTTGGTCACTTTAGGCATGAAGTGGGGCATTATTTTTGGGATTTGCTCATTCGTGATAATCCGGATGTTTTAGCGGAATTTAGAAGCATTTTTGGTGATGAATCAGAGTCGTATGCTGATGCGCTGACCAATCATTATAAAAATGGTCCAAAATTGAATTGGCAACAAAGTTTTATTAGTAAGTATGCTTCTTCTCACCCATGGGAAGATTGGGCAGAAACTTGGTCTCATTATCTACACTTAACGGATGTATTGGAAACGGCCTATAATTTCGGACTTAAATCAAATCCGAAAATTACGGCTAAGAAAAACTTAAAAATGAGTGCTAGTTTTGACCCTTATAAAGAAATCAAGTTTGAGAAAGTAATGAATACCGGTATTCCTTTATTGTTCACTTTAAATAGTATGAACCGCTCTATGGGAGAAGATGACCCTTATCCGTTTATAATTTCTAAACCAGTAGAAAGGAAATTAGAATTCATTCACGATTTGTTGAGAAAGGTCTAG
- a CDS encoding pseudouridine synthase, with protein MSRDDSSRGKNASGRQGGNFKKKSYARGNAPIKKNVTPAKPQDPNSIRLNKYVANSGVCSRRDADIYIAAGNVTVNGKPITEMGYKVKLTDEVKFDGQLLNPIKREYVLLNKPKDFVTTIRDERGKRHVSGLISSASKSKLLPVDKLEKEHTGLLLFTNDGSMTKVLKSPINGMRKIYHLVLDQELRSADLKKIQEGVVVDEKAVRVQDVSFIADAPKREVGIEIYSSRNKIVERIFETLGYKIQRMDRVVYGGLTKKDLPRGHWRYLTDQEVINLKMIK; from the coding sequence ATGAGTAGGGATGATTCTAGTAGGGGAAAAAATGCTTCAGGTAGGCAAGGTGGTAATTTCAAGAAGAAGAGCTATGCTCGTGGTAATGCGCCCATCAAGAAAAATGTAACACCGGCTAAGCCCCAAGATCCAAATTCTATTAGATTAAATAAATATGTTGCTAACTCTGGAGTATGCTCTAGAAGAGATGCTGATATATACATTGCTGCAGGTAATGTAACTGTAAATGGGAAACCTATTACAGAAATGGGCTATAAGGTAAAGTTAACCGATGAGGTAAAATTCGATGGTCAATTGTTAAATCCTATCAAGAGAGAGTATGTTCTTCTCAACAAGCCTAAAGATTTTGTGACTACCATAAGAGATGAACGTGGTAAGAGACATGTATCTGGGTTAATATCTAGTGCGTCTAAGTCAAAATTATTACCAGTTGATAAATTGGAAAAAGAACATACAGGTTTACTTTTGTTTACCAATGATGGTAGCATGACCAAGGTACTGAAGAGTCCAATAAACGGAATGCGTAAAATCTATCATTTGGTTTTAGATCAAGAGTTGAGGAGTGCTGATTTAAAGAAGATACAAGAAGGCGTAGTCGTTGATGAAAAGGCGGTTCGTGTACAAGATGTAAGTTTTATAGCCGATGCTCCTAAAAGAGAAGTTGGTATTGAAATTTATAGTTCTAGGAACAAAATCGTAGAACGCATTTTTGAAACTTTAGGATATAAAATCCAAAGAATGGATAGGGTGGTTTATGGTGGTCTTACCAAAAAAGATTTACCAAGAGGACACTGGAGGTATTTGACCGATCAAGAGGTTATAAATCTTAAGATGATCAAGTAA